The region TCGCCTGGGGCATTGCCAAGACCCTGGCCCAGCACGGGGCGGAGCTCGCCTTCACCTATCAGGGCGAGGCTCTCGGCAAGCGCGTTGCTCCCCTTGCGCAATCGCTCGGCTCCGAGCTCGTCCTTCCCTGCGACGTGGAGGATATCGCCTCCGTCGATGCGGTGTTCGACACCCTCGACAGGACGTGGGACGGCCTCGACTTCGTGGTCCACGCCATCGGCTTTTCCGACAAGTCGCAGCTCAAGGGCTCCTATGTGGACGTCACCACCCGCGAGAACTTTTCCCGCACCATGGTGATCTCCTGCTTCTCCTTCACGGAGATCGCCCAGCGCGCCGCCAAGCGCATGAGGAACGGCGGCTCGCTCCTGACCCTCACCTATGGCGGCTCCACCCGCGTGATGCCGAACTACAACGTGATGGGCGTGGCCAAGGCGGCGCTCGAAGCCTCCATGCGCTACATCGCGTCCGACCTCGGCCCGAAGGGGATCCGCTGCAACGCGATCTCGGCCGGTCCCGTGCGCACGCTCGCCGGCGCCGGCATCTCCGACGCACGCCTCATGTTCACCTACCAGAAGGCCCATGCTCCCCTGCGCCGCACGGTGACCATCGAGGATATCGGCGGCTCGGCCCTCTACCTGCTCTCCGACCTCGCCAACGGCGTGACCGGCGAGATCCATTACGTGGATTCGGGCTACAACATCATCTCGATGCCGCGTCCCGAGATCCTGAAGGCTCAGGACGCCGCCGGCGTGACGGGCGAAGAGGATTAGAGCATCAAGCGCGAAAACGGGCGCCGGTTTCACGCGAAAAGATGCGCGAGACCAAAACGCTCAAGCATCGAATCGGGTCCCGAACGGCAGGCCTGCCTTTGGGATCCGATGCCTCGGAGGCTGTTTGGCAGTCGGTTGCCGGCCTCATGGTTCGCGGCCTCGGACGCCGGTGCGCCTGCCCGTTCTTAACCTTATCAATAAATCATCAATAAAGAACAGCCGCTCCAAGGTCTGGGAAAGACCGTGCAAGTCCATCCCTCCTGATGGACAGACATTGCGATATAGGCCAAGAATTTATTCGATATTCGCGGCGTTTCGGTTTGCGGCATGCGTTGGAATGAAGATGTTGGTTTTAATTCTGCCAACGAGTTGGTTCGTCATGACTTGCTCATGACGAAGAGGAATCAGCCGGCAACTTATGACAGCCTGTATCATTACGCATTTACCTTAAGCCGCCAGATTCCCTGGCTGGCCGATGCGAACGGCAACGTCGTCGAGGTCGGTCCCGGCTGGTCCGAATGGATCGGCCAGCCGCCCGAAGCCCTGGTCGGCAACGGGTGGGTGAGGCTTGTTCATCCGGACGACCTGCCCCGTCTCGTCGAGGCGAGGCGCGAAAGCCTCGCGGACGGCACGCCTTACCAATGCGAATACCGGATCAGGATGGCGGATGGCACTTACCGCTGGTGCCGGTCCAGCTCGGCGGCCCGGCGCGACGAAACCGGAGCCGTCGCGTTCTGGTACGGCACGACGGAAGACATCCACGAGCGCAAGGAAGCGGAACTCGTCCTGCAGGGCCATGCCCATGTGCTGGAAATGGTCGCGGCCGGTCAGCCCATCGGCGAGATCCTGTCCGCCCTCTGCCATCTGGCGGAGACCCAGCTCCCCGGCACGCGGTGCTCGGTCCTCTTGTACGATGCCGAGACGGGCTCGCTCCGGCACGGGGCCGCGCCGAACCTTCCCTCTTCCTATAATGCGGCGATCGACGGCCTGAAGGTCGGACCCGACAGGGGATCGTGTGGAACCGCCGCCTATTCGCGCACGAGCATCATCGTGGCCGACATCGCAACGGATCCCCTATGGGCCGAGTGGCGCGGCATCGCCCTGTCCTATGGCCTGCGGGCCTGCTGGTCGAAGCCGGTCTTTTCCCGTTCGGGCGATGTGCTCGGCACCTTCGGGTTCTATTACGGCGAGCCCCGCGCCCCGACCTGCGACGAGATGGAGCGCATGGAGGCCGTGCTGCATCTGGCCGCCCTGGTTCTCGAGCGGCAGCGCAGCGACGTGGCCCTGCGCGAAAGCGAAGAGCATCACCGCCATTCCGTGGAGCTCAACCCGCAGATCTCCTGGACGGCGGATCCGCAGGGCAATCTCCTCGATATTTCCTCGCGCTGGCACGACCTGACCGGCATGGACCTGAGGGAGGCGCTGGGTTCCGGCTGGAGCCGGGCGCTGCATCCCGACGACGCGTCCACCTCCTTGCGCCGCTGGTCCCAGGCGGTCGCGGCGGGTGAAAGGCTGGATATGGATTATCGCCTCCGGATGGCGGACGGAACCTATCGCTGGGTCCGCTCCCGGGCCGCACCTCGGCGAGGCGGGGACGGGACCATCATCCGATGGTACGGCGCCGTCGAGGACATCCATGACCGCAAGCTCACGGAGGAAACCCTCCGCTGGGCGGCCCACCATGACGACCTCACGGGGCTTGCGAACCGCAGGCTCTTCCGCGAACGCCTGCAGCAAGCCCTCGACGCCCCGTCCGGCCGGCCCCGCATCACGGGCCTGCTGGTCATGGATCTCGACCACCTCAAGCAGATCAACGACCGGTTCGGTCACGATGCCGGCGATGACCTTTTGAAGGAATTCGCGCAGCGGCTGCGCCAAGCGGCGAGACCCGGCGACACCGTGGCCCGCCTGGGCGGCGACGAATTCGCCGTGCTTCTGCCCGACATCGCCGGTGACCGCGACGTGGCCGCCATGGCCGACACCATCCTGGCCCGCATGCAGGAGCCCCTGAAACGCAACGGCAAGCTTCTGGACTGCCGCACGAGCATCGGCGGGACCATTTCGTCCGGTTTCGCCATGAGCCCGGAAGAGCTTCAGAAACAGGCCGATCTGGCGCTCTATCGCAGCAAGACGTCCGGACGCGGCTCGTTCAAAATGTTCGTCGCGACCATGCGGGAGGAGTCGCAAAGAACGAATTCGGCCCTGGAGCTGGCGGCACGGGCGGTCGCATCGGACTGGATCGTGCCGTTCTATCAGCCGAAGGTGACACTCGCCACCGGTGCGATCGGCGGCTTCGAGGCGCTTCTGCGCTGGCATCATCCCCGCAACGGGATCCAATCGCCGGAAAGGATCGCCCCCGCCTTCAACGACACGGAGCTTGGAACGGCCATCGGCGAGCGCATGCGCTCCTGCATCCTCAAGGATATCCGCGCCTGGCTCGATGCGGGGCTTCCCTTCGGACGGATCGCCGTCAATGCGTCGGCCGCCGAGTTCCGACGCGACAATTATGCCGAGCGCGTGCTCGAAGACCTGCGATGGATGAACGTCCCGGCCCATTGCCTCGAAGTCGAGGTGACCGAGAGCGTGTTCCTCGGCTCCGGCGCCGAATACGTGGAGCGGGCGCTGCGCACCCTCAGCACGGAGGGCGTGACGATCGCGCTCGACGATTTCGGCACCGGCTACGCCTCCCTGTCGCATCTCAAGCGCTACCCGGTCGATGCGATCAAGATCGACCGGACCTTCGTGGGCGGTCTGGAGACGGACGCGGACGATGCCGCCATCGTCAGGGCGCTCCTCAATCTCGGCCGCAATCTCGGCATCGAGGTCGTGGCCGAGGGCGTCGAGAACGCCTTCCAGGCCACTCTCCTGCAGCGCATGAGCTGCGATCTCGTGCAGGGATACCATTTCGGCCGGCCCATGCCGGCCGGGGACGTGCCGACCTTCGTCACGTCGTGGACGGGCGTTTAAGGCATTGCGCGACACGCATTCGCAAGCGTGAACACCTTTCACGAGTCTGCGAGAAAACGAACCTTGGCCTTGCCATCGCCATGTTCGACCGTCACGAGGATCTCACCTTACGAGAGTTCTGTTCATGATCCTGTCCCGCCGCGTTCTTCTCGCCGGTCTCGCCCTGTCCGGCACGAAAGCTCCCGCCTTCGCGCAATCCGCGCCGGAGCCGCAGATGATCCCCGTGGAGCTGATCGATAACGCCCTGAACCTGCCCTCCATTGTGCGTATCGGCCACCCGCATGGCGACGTGATCATGGTGGAGTATTTCGACTACAACTGCCCCTGGTGCAAACGTTCGGCGCAAAGCCTGCCCGACCTGCTCAAGGCGGAACCCGAGCTGTCCTACATGCTGGTGAATTTCGCCGTGCTGAGCCCGCAATCGGTCGCGGCGACGCGCGCGGCCCTGGCCTATCTGCAGCTCTACGGCCCCGAGCGTTACCTGCCCCTGCATCTCGCCCTGTTCGCCTTGCGCGGCACGGTGGACGGCGAGCGGGCGCTGGCGGAAGCGGAAAAGCTCGGCGGCGACCGGACGCGCATGACCGAGATCGCCAACAGCGACAAGACCACCGGCTGGATGAAGGACGCCTTCGCCACCGGAAGCGATCTCGGCCTCGTGGCGACGCCGTCCTTCCTGATCGGGACGGAAGCCTATGTCGGCGGCATGAGCCTGGAGCAGAAGCGCGAGGCGATCGCGCGGGCGAGAGGGTAACCCTCACCCGGCAGGCTTCATCAGCACCATTCTGCGCGTGACCCCAGGCAGGGGATCGCACGCGACCTCGACCCATTGGGTTTCCTCGCCCGCCGCCACGACGGTTTCCTGCGAGGCGAGAAGTTCGCAATCGGCCGTCTTCGTCGCCTGCTCGATGCGCGAGGCAATGTTGACGGTCTCGCCGACCACGGTGAATTCGAGCCGGCTTTCGTCCCCCACCACGCCGCAGAACACGTCGCCCGTGTGGATGCCGATCCCGAGGCGCACCGGCGGGTTGAAGTTGCGCTTGGCGTTCCAACGGGCGATCAGGGTCAGGAGGGTGCGGCCGCAGGCGAGCGCCCGGCGCGCATCGTCCTCCCGGGCCCCGGGCACGCCGAAGAGGATCAGGGCCCCATCGCCCGTGAACTTGTCGATGACGCCCCCGTGCCGGGAGGCCGCCCGCAGGACGCGGCGGCGGAACGACGTGATGAAGACGGCGAGCTGCGCCGGTTCCATGGTCTCGCCGAAGGTGGTCGAAGCCCGGATGTCGACGAAGAGCAGGGTCACCGGAATGCGCCGTCCCTGGCGCAGGGACGCGAAGGCCTGATCGGTGAGGATCGGCGCCAGCTCCCGCGGCAGATAGCGGGTGAGCGTCACGCGCAAGGTCGTCTCCCGCACGGCCCGCTCCAGCATCAGGCGGCCCTGGCGCGCCACCAGGATCAGGATCAGTGCGGCGGCGAAGACCATGACGATGCGGACCATGTTGGCCTGGGCGGAGAACACGCCGACGATCTCCGCCAGATCCTCCTGGCGGTCGGCCGGGCTCAGGTAGCCGCCGCCGAAGGCGAGCAGCGAAAGGCCGATGACATAGATGGCCGCCACGAAGGCCTGGAGGCGGGGCTGGTAGTGAATGGCCGCCGCCGCCATGGTGATCGGCACGACCCAGGCGACCGGAAACACCGAGAAGAGGCTGCCCGGGATGCCGAGGCCCCAATGGGTATAGGCGAGATTGCCGAGGACGAGGCACGCGTCGACCACGGCCGTGATGACCGGCAGTTTCTCGATGCCGATCCGTTTCGACGCGAGCCAGGCGCCGCCCCAGCCCTGCGCCCCGAAAAGGACCAGGGTCAGCTCGGCGGCCCAAACCTGCTTGAGCGCGATGGGATTGCTGAGCTCGACGCCCGCGGTGGTGACCAGGACCGCCATGAGCAGCAGCCCGGCCGTGACCATGCGCGCGAGCCCGGCCCGCTGAAGCGCGCCCGTATCGGCCTCACGGATCAGCCGGTGCGTGGCGTCGCTTAAGGAGGGAGACGTCCGCAGCCTGTCGATCAGGCCCAGGGCGGCACGGATGCGGGATCGGGGAGTCACGGGTTTCTTTCTGCTCTCCAGGATGGATATGGTCCGGTCGACACGTGACTCAAAGCCCATTACGGATCGGTTACGCCGTCGTGACCTGCCGGAAAGATCCCGGCGGCGTCCCCGCATCCCACAGGAATATATGGCCGATGAGCGAGACGTTCCAACCTATCGTCGTCTATGTGGATGCGGACGCCTGCCCGGTGAAGCCGGAGATCTACCGGGTCGCCGAGCGGCACGGAGTCAAGGTCTTCGTGGTCTCCAACGCCTTCCTGCAGGTGCCGCAGAGCCTGCTGATCAAGCGGATCGTGGTCAGTTCGGGCTTCGATGCCGCCGACGACTGGATCGCCGAGCGCGCCCGGCGCGGCGCCATCGTGATCACGGCCGACATCCCGCTCGCGAGCCGCTGCGTGAAGGCCGGCGCCGACGTGATCGGCCCGACCGGAAAGCCCTTCACGGAAGCCTCGGTCGGCATGGCGCTCGCCACCCGCGACCTGATGGAAGGCCTGCGCGCCATGGGCGAGGTGACGGGCGGCCCGAGGCCGTTTTCGCAAAAGGACCGCTCGGCGTTCCTCTCGGCGCTCGATGTGGCGATCAACCGGCTCAAGCGCGCGGGATTTGGCTCAGGCGCTCCTTGAACGCGTTGAAATTCTCAGGCGTCAGTGGGCCGATATGCTTGTAGCGGATGGTGCCGTCCGGGCCGACGATGAAGGTTTCGGGGACGCCGTAGACGCCCCAGTCGATGGAGGCGCGGCCGTTCGGGTCGACCCCGACGGCCGCGTAGGGATTGCCGAGCGCGCCGAGGAAGCGGCGGGCGTTGTCCGGATTGTCCTTCTGGTTGATGCCGACCACGCGGATCGACGGATCCCTGGCGAGATCGACCAGCAGCGGATGCTCCTGGCGGCAGGGCGCGCACCAGGACGCCCAGACATTCACCACCGTCACGCGGCCCTTGAGATCATCGTTCGAGAAGCCGGGCACGGGCTGACCGTTGGCCAGCAGGCCTTCGAGGGGTGCGAGGCTGAACGTCGGCACCGGCTTGTTGATCAGGACCGACGGCACCTCGGCGGGGTTCTTCCCTGAAATCAGCTGCACGCCGAAGAGCACCACCAGGGCGCCGAAGACGAGCCCCGGCAGCAGGAACATCAGGCGGGATCGCGGTCGCTCGACGACATCAGCCACGGCGGGACCTCCGGCCGACGCCGCGTGATTCGAGCTCGGCCAAAGCGCGGGCCTGGATGCGGTGGTCGATCACCGCGCGCAGGATCAATCCGGCGACGACCAGTGCCGTCAGGATGTAGGACAATGCGATGAAGAACGTGTGCGACATCTGTCAGGCCGCCTGCGCGTCGAGGCGCTCGGCCTCGAGGATGGTGAGCGTGCGCACCCGGCGGCGCAGGATCTCCGTGCGCATGCCGGAGAGATGCAGCGCCACGCCGACCAGGGTGAAGGCGACGGCCATGACCAGGAGCGGCACGAGCATGGAGGAATGGATCGTCGGCCCGCCGAGGCGGAACACGGAGGCCGGCTGGTGCAGGGTGTTCCACCAATCGACGGAGAACTTCACGATCGGCACGTTCACCGCCCCCACGAGGGTCAGGATCGACACGGCCCGGGCGGCCCGATTCGGCTCCTCGATGGCGCGCCAGAGCGCCAGGATGCCGAGATAGATCAGCAGCATCACCAGCATGGAGGTCAGCCGCGCGTCCCATTGCCAATAGGTGCCCCACATGGGCTTGCCCCAGAGCGAACCGGTGACGAGGCAGATCAGCGTGAAGGCCGCCCCGATGGGCGCCGCCGCCTTCTGCGACACATCGGCCAAGGGATGCCGCCACACGAGGGTGCCCAGCGCGGAGCTGGCCATGATCATGTAGAAGAACAGGGAGAGCCACGCGGCCGGCACGTGGATGTACATGATCTTGACCGTTTCGCCCTGCTGGTAATCGGCCGGCGCCGTGAACCAGACCATGTAGAGCCCGACGGCCATGACGAGCGCGGCCAAGCCTCCCACCCACGGCAGGAGCGTGCCGCTGAGGCTCATGAAGCGGGTCGGATTGGCAAGCTCACGGATCATGGATTCGATGTAGCGGTCTTGAATGGCACCTGCAACGGAGACATCGCCGCAAGCCGCGTAACGTTTTCGCCAGAATGGCGCTTTTAGGCGCTCCCGGAGATGCCGGGCATTCCGGAATTGTGCGTAGGGCCTGCCCTTCATCCGCCTTATGATCCAGCCTATACTCCCGCATCACTGTTGCGGAGCGGTCATGCGCCTTGGACTCATAAGCCTCGCCGGCCTCACCCTCGCGCTTCCGGCCGCCGCGCAGGATATCTCCCTGCGCCTCCCCGTCGCCTGCGAGGTCGGCCGGACCTGCTTCATCCAGCATTACGTGGACCGGGACCCGTCGCCGGCCGCGAGCGATTACCAGTGCGGCACGCTCACCTACGACACCCATGACGGTACCGACATCCGGGTGCCGACCACGGCCGCCATGAAGGCGGGCGTCGATGTGGTTGCGGCAGCCGACGGCAAGGTGCTGCGGGTCCGCGACGGCGTGGAGGATGTCTCCGTCTCCGGGCGAGGCCGCGACAGCGTCGCCAACACCGAATGCGGCAACGGCGCCTTGATCGATCACGGCAACGGCTGGGAGACGCAGTACTGCCACATGGCGAAGGGCAGCCTCGCGGTGAAGCCGGGCGACCCCGTGAAAGCCGGCGACCGGATCGGAAAGGTCGGCCTGTCGGGCATGACGGAATTTCCGCACCTGCACTTCACCCTGCGCAAGGACGGCAAGACGGCCGATCCCTTCGCCTATGGGGCGCCGGAGCAATCCTGCGGCGGCGGCAAGTCCTTGTGGGACGCCTCCCTCCAGCGCACCCTCGCCTATCAGGGCGGCAGCCTCCTCAACAAGGGCTTCGCCCCCGGTCCCGTGACCATGGACGCCATCGAATCCGGAACGGCGGAACAGGACACGCCGACGACGGGATCCCCCGCCCTCGTGGCCTTCGTCCGGGCCATCGGGCTCAAGGGCGGCGACGTCCAGATTCTCACCCTGTTCGATCCCGACGGCAAGCCGCTGGCCCAGAACAAGGCCCCACCCCTCGACCGGGCCAAGGCGCAATGGATGGCCTTCGCCGGCGTGAAGCAGCCGCAGGGCGGCTTCCGCCCCGGCCTTTACCGCGCGATCTATCGTGTCGAGCGGGACGGCAAGCCCGCCATCGAGCAGGCCTTCGGGATCAGCCTGAGGCCGTGACGTTCTCGTGCACCACCCGACTGTCGGCGGGCGCCTGCTCGCGCTCGTTGAGACCATAGTCGCGGATCACGCTCGCGACCCGCAGGCGATAATCGCGGAAGATTCCGGCCCTGCCTGCCCCTTGCGTGCTGCGGTGGGAGGGCAGGTTGCGCCAGGCCCGCACCGCCTCCTCGTCGCGCCAGAACGAGAGCGACAGGAGCTTGCCCGGCTCGGTCAGGCTCTGGAAGCGCTCGACGGAGATGAAACCGTCCATCTCCATCAAATCGGAGCGCAGCGCCGCCGCGAGACCGAGATAATCCCGATGTCCTCCATCCCCGTCAGGCCAGACTTCGAAGATCACCGCGATCATGGTTTGACGAGCTCCGCATGAGGGACCGAGACCACCCGCAGGAAGACCCGGTCCTCGCGGCGGATGAACTGTTCCCTTTTAGCAAATTCGTAGTTGGCCCGTCCCATCGGATCGTTACGCAGCCGCTCGCGATAAGCCTCGTACTGGCTGAGGTTCTCGATGTTGTAGATCCCGTACGCCGTGGTGGCCGAGCCCTCGTGCGGCGCGTAATAGCCGATGAGATCGGCGCCGCAGCGGGGAATGGCCTGACCCCAGTTGCGGGCATATTCCTCGAAGGCAGACACCTTGAACGGGTCGATCTCGTAGCGAATGAAGCAGGTAATCATCGTGAACGCTCCTGTCTTGGAAAAGCATTCTCCTGATAGCCGATTGCCCGACATCGATGGTTCGGCTATGATCGAAGTATGAAGGAAGGACCCGTCATCGCCTCCGTGGCCGCGCTCCTCGGCGATCCGGCCCGGGCCAACATCCTCACCGCCCTCATGGACGGGCGGGCGCTCACCGTGAGCGAGCTTGCGGAAGCGGCAGGCGTCACCCTCCAGACCGCCAGCGGCCATCTCGCCAAGCTCGATGCCGCCAACCTGCTGACGGCCGAAAAGCAGGGGCGCCACCGCTATTTCCGGCTCTCGGGCCCGGATGTGGCGCAGGTGCTCGAAGCTCTGATGGGCCTGGCCCAGCGCACGGGCGCCACCCGGATCAGGACAGGCCCGAAGGACGCGGCGCTCCGGTCGGCCCGAATCTGCTACGACCATCTCGCCGGCGAGCGCGGCGTCGCGCTGTTGAGGGGCGTGCAGCGCCAGGGCCTCGTCGAGGGCGGACAGGACCTGGCCCTTACGCCTAAGGGCCGCGCCTTTTTCGCCGATTTCGGCATCGATCTCACGAAGCTCGAGAAGGGCCGCCGCCCCGTCTGCCGCGCCTGCCTCGACTGGAGCGAGCGCCACAGCCATCTGGGCGGCGCCCTGGGGGCCGCGATCCTGTCCCGCATGACCGATCGGGGCTGGGTCCGGCGCGAGAGCGGGCGCGTTCTCGCCTTCACCTGCGAGGGAGCGGCGCAATTCGAGGCGGCTTTCATGCCGGCGCAGGATCACGCGTCGCAGGTCGCCTGAGACTCAGTCGAGCCTGTAGGACTCGACCTCCTCGAACCCGAGCGCGCGATAGAGACGCTGCGCGCCCGACGGGTTGTCCGCATCCACCTTCAGGGATACGGCGGCAGCCCCGCGCTCCCTCAAGGCGCGGAACGCTTCGTGCAGCAGGGCGGAGCCCAGTCCCTTTCGGCGCCACGCCGGAGCAACCGCGAGATCCTTCACGAAGGCGCTCGTCCAGCACTGCGCCACGCCGACGATCCTGTCCCGCTCGTCCACCGCGATGAAGACGAGAGCCGGATCATATTCCGAATCATCCCGCAGGCTCGGCCACCAGATCGCGAAGGGCTCCACGTAGCCGCCGCCTTGCGCATAGGCCTGTCTCAGCAGCGCATGGACCTGTTGCGCATGCCGTTCCGAATCGAACGGAGCCGGGCGGGCTCCCTTGGGCCAATCCGGGTCCGGCACGGAACCGTCGAGGGATCGGCGCAGGTGCAGGACGAGGCGTCCGGCCATTCCTACTCCCCCGAGCGCAGGGCGGCCGCCGCCCCGACCGTTCCGACCACCGCGGCGATCAGCGACAGGGCGGCCAGAATCAGGAACGGCGTCGCGAACGGGATCGTCCCGCCCAGGGCCGCGTTGGCGGCCGACACGCCGAAGATCAGGGTCGGGATCATGAAGGGCAGGACCAGGATCGCCAGGATCAACCCGCCGCGCCGCAGGGACGAGGTGAGCGCCGCCCCGACCGCGCCGATGAAGGTGAGCGCGGGCGTCCCGACCAGCAGGGTCGCCACCATGGCGAGCATGCCCTCGGGCGAGAGCGCCACCAGAAGGCCGAGGAAAGGCGCCGCGATGGCGAGCGGCAGGCCGGTGACGAGCCAATAGGCCACGACTTTGGCCAGCACGACGATCTCCAGAGGCGCGTGCGAGAGCCTCAGGAGATCGAGGGACCCGTCCTCCTGGTCGGCCTGGAACAGCCGGTCGAGGCCGATGAGGGTCGCGAGCAGGGCGGCGACCCAGAGGATCGCCGGGCCGATGCGCGAGAGCAGGTTGAGGTCGGGCCCGAGCGCGAAGGGGATCAGCGTCACGATCATCAGGAAGAAGATGAGGCCCATGACGCCCGAGCCGCCGACGCGGGCGGCGAGCTTCAGGTCGCGGACCAGGAGGGCGTGGAAGGATCTCAGCATCATCCCTCTCCCCTCTGTGGGAGAGGGATCCTCGCGCGCTCGATCCTGATTTCCTTCGCATCCCTCAGGAACAGCGGCGAATGGGTCGTGGCCGCGATCATGCCGCCGACTTCTCGATGACGTTCGAGGAGAAGCCGCAAGGTCTCCTGGGACGCGGTATCGAGGGCCGAGGTCGGCTCGTCGAGAAGCCAGAGCGGGCGTTCGGCCACCAGGAGCCGGGCGAGCGCGACGCGGCGGCGTTGCCCGGCCGAGAGATAGGCCACGGGCAGCCGGGCCGCGTGGGCGAGGCCCACGGCGTCGAGCGCCTCTCCCGGCTTCATCGCCGGGTGCCCGAGGAAGTCGCGGGCGAAGGTCAGGTTCTCCTCCGCCGTGAGCGCGCTCTTGAGGGCATCGCGATGGCCCACGTAATGCAGGCATTCGGTCAATGTCCGCTCGCCCGCTCCCTCCCAGAGGATCTGTCCGGCCGCGGGCGTGAGGCGTCCGGCGAGGAGTTCCAGCAGGGTGGATTTTCCGGCGCCGTTGCGGCCGGTGATCACCAGGGCCTCGCCGGGCTCGAGGGAGAAGGTGACCCCTTCGAAGATGCGGCGCTCTCCCCGTTCGCAGGCCAATTTGTTAACGCTCAGACGCAAACCCTTAAGACCCCTGCCCTGATTGCACCCCAGAATGGTTCTAAACCGTGTAGCGGGATGGTTCGAAATGATCTATAGCACCCTCGGCTGCGCCGCGCGCCAAGGCGTCCAATCCGTCTCGCGCGCTTCTCCCCTGTCCGGGCACCCCCGGAGCGGCGCGCGCTTATCGCGCTTTCGGCCGAACACATGTTCGTAACCCAAATGCACGCGAGGATTCGCCGTGACGCTCAACAACAGCTTCAATGCTCGCCAGACCCTCAAGGTCGGTGACAAGTCCTACACCTACTATTCCCT is a window of Microvirga lotononidis DNA encoding:
- a CDS encoding antibiotic biosynthesis monooxygenase family protein; the protein is MIAVIFEVWPDGDGGHRDYLGLAAALRSDLMEMDGFISVERFQSLTEPGKLLSLSFWRDEEAVRAWRNLPSHRSTQGAGRAGIFRDYRLRVASVIRDYGLNEREQAPADSRVVHENVTASG
- a CDS encoding NIPSNAP family protein is translated as MITCFIRYEIDPFKVSAFEEYARNWGQAIPRCGADLIGYYAPHEGSATTAYGIYNIENLSQYEAYRERLRNDPMGRANYEFAKREQFIRREDRVFLRVVSVPHAELVKP
- a CDS encoding ArsR/SmtB family transcription factor, coding for MKEGPVIASVAALLGDPARANILTALMDGRALTVSELAEAAGVTLQTASGHLAKLDAANLLTAEKQGRHRYFRLSGPDVAQVLEALMGLAQRTGATRIRTGPKDAALRSARICYDHLAGERGVALLRGVQRQGLVEGGQDLALTPKGRAFFADFGIDLTKLEKGRRPVCRACLDWSERHSHLGGALGAAILSRMTDRGWVRRESGRVLAFTCEGAAQFEAAFMPAQDHASQVA
- a CDS encoding GNAT family N-acetyltransferase, which gives rise to MAGRLVLHLRRSLDGSVPDPDWPKGARPAPFDSERHAQQVHALLRQAYAQGGGYVEPFAIWWPSLRDDSEYDPALVFIAVDERDRIVGVAQCWTSAFVKDLAVAPAWRRKGLGSALLHEAFRALRERGAAAVSLKVDADNPSGAQRLYRALGFEEVESYRLD
- the ccmB gene encoding heme exporter protein CcmB — translated: MLRSFHALLVRDLKLAARVGGSGVMGLIFFLMIVTLIPFALGPDLNLLSRIGPAILWVAALLATLIGLDRLFQADQEDGSLDLLRLSHAPLEIVVLAKVVAYWLVTGLPLAIAAPFLGLLVALSPEGMLAMVATLLVGTPALTFIGAVGAALTSSLRRGGLILAILVLPFMIPTLIFGVSAANAALGGTIPFATPFLILAALSLIAAVVGTVGAAAALRSGE
- the ccmA gene encoding heme ABC exporter ATP-binding protein CcmA; translation: MRLSVNKLACERGERRIFEGVTFSLEPGEALVITGRNGAGKSTLLELLAGRLTPAAGQILWEGAGERTLTECLHYVGHRDALKSALTAEENLTFARDFLGHPAMKPGEALDAVGLAHAARLPVAYLSAGQRRRVALARLLVAERPLWLLDEPTSALDTASQETLRLLLERHREVGGMIAATTHSPLFLRDAKEIRIERARIPLPQRGEG